The Collimonas fungivorans Ter331 genome has a segment encoding these proteins:
- a CDS encoding cation:proton antiporter, translated as MHHAVETFIQDLAVIMLIAGVVTVLFNRFKQPVVLGYIVAGVIIGPHTPPFSLITDERTIQILAELGVIFLLFSLGLEFSLKKLGKVGATAFVAALAEITLMLWVGYEIGIYFGWKTMDAVFLGAMLSVSSTTIIVKALNELGMKREKFAQLIFGILIVEDVLAIGMIALLSGVATSGSVAAGDAAVTIGKLVLFMIVSLVAGILVVPRLLDYVAKFKSKEMLLVTVLGLCFGFCLLVMKMQYSVALGAFIIGAVMAESRHLHQIERLIEPVRDMFSAIFFVAIGLLFNPSILAQYWLPIGVITLAVVLGKVVSCGLATFLSGHDGRTSMRVGMGLSQIGEFSFIIAALGVSLKVTSDFLYPTVVAVSAVTTLLTPYLIKLADPLSTRLAQAMPQKLASVFGMYSTWLDSLQPQGDRAELSRIIRRILMQVVVNLALVVAIFIIGGFFAEALGNSMSAWVADAQVQNAIVWGGALLISLPFLIATYRKLHALSMLLAEISVKPEWAGSYSHAVRRVVAEVIPVVSIIGIMLMIAALSSRILPPTNLLILVLVAAAALVLVLWQRFVKLHSKLQIALRETLEQQPDENH; from the coding sequence ATGCACCATGCGGTAGAAACGTTCATCCAGGATCTGGCCGTGATCATGCTGATCGCCGGCGTCGTGACGGTGCTGTTCAACCGTTTCAAGCAACCGGTGGTGCTTGGCTACATCGTCGCCGGCGTCATCATCGGACCGCACACGCCGCCGTTTTCGCTGATCACGGATGAACGCACGATCCAGATCCTGGCGGAACTGGGCGTGATCTTCCTGCTGTTTTCGCTGGGCCTGGAATTCAGCCTGAAGAAACTCGGCAAGGTCGGCGCCACGGCTTTCGTGGCGGCCCTGGCGGAGATTACGCTGATGCTGTGGGTCGGTTACGAGATCGGGATCTATTTCGGCTGGAAGACGATGGACGCGGTATTCCTCGGCGCCATGCTGTCGGTATCGTCGACCACCATCATCGTCAAGGCGCTTAACGAACTGGGCATGAAGCGCGAGAAATTCGCCCAGCTGATTTTTGGCATCCTGATTGTCGAGGATGTGCTGGCGATCGGCATGATCGCCTTGCTGTCCGGGGTGGCGACCAGCGGTTCGGTGGCCGCCGGCGACGCCGCCGTCACCATCGGCAAGCTGGTGCTGTTCATGATCGTGTCGCTGGTGGCCGGCATCCTGGTCGTGCCGCGCCTGCTGGACTATGTGGCCAAATTCAAGAGCAAGGAAATGCTGCTGGTGACCGTGCTCGGCCTGTGTTTCGGCTTCTGCCTGCTGGTCATGAAAATGCAGTACAGCGTGGCGCTGGGCGCCTTCATCATCGGCGCGGTGATGGCCGAGTCGCGCCATCTGCACCAGATCGAACGCCTGATCGAACCGGTGCGCGACATGTTCAGCGCCATCTTTTTCGTCGCCATCGGCCTGCTGTTCAATCCCTCCATCCTGGCCCAGTACTGGCTGCCGATCGGCGTAATCACGCTGGCCGTGGTGCTGGGTAAGGTGGTCAGCTGCGGCCTGGCGACTTTCCTGTCGGGCCACGACGGCCGCACTTCGATGCGGGTCGGCATGGGGCTGTCGCAGATCGGCGAGTTTTCCTTCATCATCGCGGCGCTTGGCGTCAGCCTGAAAGTCACCAGCGATTTCCTGTATCCGACCGTGGTGGCGGTTTCCGCCGTGACTACCTTGCTGACACCCTACCTGATCAAGCTGGCCGATCCGCTTTCGACCCGCCTGGCGCAGGCCATGCCGCAGAAGCTGGCGTCGGTGTTCGGCATGTATTCAACCTGGCTGGACAGTTTGCAGCCGCAGGGGGATCGCGCCGAACTGTCGCGCATCATCCGCCGCATCCTGATGCAGGTGGTGGTGAACCTGGCGCTGGTAGTGGCGATTTTCATCATCGGCGGCTTTTTTGCCGAGGCGCTCGGCAACAGCATGTCGGCCTGGGTGGCGGACGCGCAAGTGCAGAACGCGATCGTATGGGGCGGAGCGCTGCTGATTTCGCTGCCTTTCCTGATCGCCACCTACCGCAAACTGCATGCGCTCAGCATGCTGCTGGCGGAAATCAGCGTCAAGCCGGAATGGGCCGGTTCCTACAGTCACGCAGTGCGGCGCGTGGTCGCCGAGGTAATCCCTGTGGTCTCGATCATCGGCATCATGCTGATGATTGCAGCGCTCAGCAGCAGGATCCTGCCGCCCACCAACCTGCTGATCCTGGTGCTGGTGGCTGCCGCCGCACTGGTGCTGGTGTTGTGGCAACGTTTTGTGAAATTGCATTCGAAGCTGCAAATCGCACTGCGCGAAACGCTGGAGCAGCAGCCCGACGAAAATCACTGA
- the rpiA gene encoding ribose-5-phosphate isomerase RpiA has translation MTQDELKQAVAREAIKYVVDGQIVGVGTGSTANFFIDELAKIKHRIKGAVASSEATAARLRAHDIEVYDLNQVATMPVYIDGADEITEQGAMIKGGGAALTREKIVASVAEKFICIADGSKLVKVLGKFPLPVEVIPMAQAVVARKLIKLGGEPRLRFKDGKPLITDNGCVIIDMVDLKITDPVELERQINQITGVVTVGLFAQQGADVCLLGTPDGVKTLKF, from the coding sequence ATGACCCAGGACGAACTCAAACAAGCTGTTGCCCGTGAAGCAATCAAATACGTGGTGGATGGCCAGATTGTCGGCGTCGGTACTGGCTCAACCGCCAATTTTTTCATTGATGAACTAGCCAAGATCAAGCACCGCATCAAAGGCGCTGTGGCTTCGTCGGAAGCGACAGCTGCCCGGTTGCGCGCGCACGACATCGAGGTGTACGACCTGAACCAGGTCGCGACCATGCCCGTCTATATCGACGGCGCCGACGAAATCACCGAGCAGGGCGCCATGATCAAGGGCGGCGGTGCGGCCTTGACGCGCGAAAAGATCGTCGCTTCGGTGGCTGAAAAATTCATTTGCATCGCCGACGGCTCCAAGCTGGTCAAGGTGCTTGGCAAGTTTCCGCTGCCGGTCGAAGTGATCCCGATGGCGCAGGCGGTAGTGGCGCGCAAGCTGATCAAGCTGGGCGGCGAACCGCGTTTGCGCTTCAAGGACGGCAAACCGCTGATTACCGACAACGGCTGCGTGATCATCGACATGGTCGACCTGAAAATCACCGATCCGGTCGAACTGGAGCGGCAAATCAACCAGATCACCGGGGTGGTGACAGTCGGGTTGTTTGCGCAGCAGGGAGCGGATGTCTGTTTGCTGGGAACGCCGGATGGCGTGAAGACGCTGAAGTTCTGA
- a CDS encoding porin — protein MKKTVFALAALGLIGANAQAQTNVTIYGVIDAGLTYTSKVGPKNDSRISLDSGDMATSRIGFRGTEDLGGGLKAIFQLENGFNADDGSLATASTLFDRKAVVGLSGSFGTVTLGRQTDYLDDIGSKYTSVQTFGSNGIKAGHFNNLDRVGGVRANNSIRYDSANLSGFTGSLFYGFGEVAGQTSAGQSFGLAGNYANGPFGIGLGYFQTKLAADALPSKAGDTDLKTFTLGASYQAGPAKIYGAWSQTKRPLAAALAATGLVNITTATKANIFDLGVDYSLSGNLHLLASVIYDRADLSRKTAGSTKGKTTQLNLGVDYYLSKRTDLYALYTNQRANDVNNPGVINAAYSSAPADDTSQNVFRVGLRHKF, from the coding sequence ATGAAAAAGACCGTATTCGCATTAGCCGCCCTCGGCCTGATCGGCGCCAATGCACAAGCACAAACCAACGTCACCATCTATGGCGTGATCGACGCTGGCCTTACTTACACCAGTAAAGTCGGTCCAAAGAACGACAGCCGCATCAGCCTGGATTCCGGCGACATGGCGACTTCCCGTATCGGCTTCCGCGGAACGGAAGACCTGGGCGGCGGCCTGAAAGCCATTTTCCAGCTGGAAAACGGTTTCAATGCAGACGATGGTTCGCTCGCTACTGCCAGCACGCTGTTTGACCGTAAAGCGGTAGTCGGCCTGTCCGGCAGCTTCGGTACTGTCACCCTCGGCCGCCAGACCGACTACCTGGATGACATCGGCAGCAAATACACGTCGGTGCAGACGTTCGGCAGCAACGGCATCAAGGCCGGCCATTTCAATAACCTGGACCGTGTCGGCGGTGTCCGCGCCAATAACTCGATCCGCTACGACAGCGCGAACCTGAGCGGCTTCACCGGTAGCCTGTTCTACGGCTTCGGCGAGGTTGCCGGCCAGACTTCGGCAGGCCAGTCATTCGGCCTGGCAGGCAACTACGCGAACGGCCCGTTCGGCATCGGCCTCGGTTACTTCCAGACCAAGCTGGCTGCCGATGCGCTGCCTAGCAAGGCTGGCGACACCGACCTCAAGACCTTCACCCTCGGCGCCAGCTACCAGGCTGGTCCGGCCAAGATCTACGGCGCATGGTCGCAAACCAAGCGTCCATTGGCTGCCGCGCTGGCGGCGACCGGCCTGGTCAACATCACTACCGCGACCAAAGCCAACATTTTCGACCTGGGCGTCGATTATTCGCTGAGCGGCAACCTGCATCTGCTGGCCAGCGTGATCTATGACCGCGCCGATCTGAGCCGCAAGACAGCCGGTTCGACCAAGGGCAAGACTACCCAGCTGAATCTGGGCGTGGACTACTACCTGTCGAAGCGCACCGACCTGTACGCTCTGTACACCAACCAGCGCGCCAACGACGTCAACAACCCAGGCGTGATCAACGCTGCATACAGCAGCGCGCCGGCGGACGACACCAGCCAGAACGTATTCCGCGTGGGCCTGCGCCACAAGTTCTGA
- a CDS encoding YeiH family protein: MNTSTLTTTSRPVKTPPPLLAGLALSALIAAAAIAAARIDWLQSHGFSALTLAIVLGMLAGNLGYQRIAPSCAAGVNFSKQNLLRLGIILYGFRLTFQDIGHVGLSGVLIDVLVLCSTFGMALLLGTRVFKLDRETAMLIGAGSSICGAAAVMATEPVLRAKPAQVTVAVATVVVFGSLAIFLYPLLYQLNLHWQFLAASPQAYGIFTGSTVHEVAQVVAAARAISPDAANTAVITKMVRVMMLAPFLMLLSAYISKKSCAARKAGSSAQGRLAIPWFAFGFVAIVALNSLHLLPSALVSHANDADNVLLAMAMAALGISTHFSSLRTAGVKPLVFAAVLFGWLIVGGALINMLVLRWLG, from the coding sequence GTGAATACCTCGACGCTGACAACAACATCCCGCCCTGTAAAAACGCCGCCTCCGCTGCTGGCCGGACTGGCGCTTAGCGCCCTGATTGCAGCAGCTGCAATCGCCGCCGCCAGGATAGACTGGCTGCAGTCACACGGCTTCAGCGCGCTGACCCTGGCCATCGTGCTCGGCATGCTGGCCGGTAACCTGGGTTACCAGCGGATTGCCCCCTCCTGCGCCGCCGGTGTCAATTTCTCCAAGCAAAACCTGCTGCGGCTGGGCATCATCCTCTACGGTTTCCGGCTGACGTTCCAGGATATTGGCCACGTCGGGCTGAGCGGCGTGCTGATCGACGTTCTGGTCCTGTGCTCCACCTTCGGCATGGCGCTGCTGCTCGGCACCCGCGTATTCAAGCTGGACCGCGAAACCGCCATGCTGATCGGCGCCGGCAGCTCGATCTGCGGCGCGGCTGCCGTGATGGCTACCGAACCTGTGCTGCGGGCAAAGCCGGCGCAGGTGACGGTGGCGGTGGCGACCGTCGTAGTGTTCGGGTCGCTGGCGATCTTTCTCTATCCGCTGCTGTACCAGCTCAACCTGCACTGGCAGTTCCTGGCGGCTTCGCCGCAAGCCTATGGCATCTTTACCGGGTCCACCGTGCATGAAGTGGCTCAAGTGGTGGCCGCGGCCCGCGCCATCAGCCCCGATGCGGCCAATACGGCGGTGATTACCAAGATGGTGAGAGTGATGATGCTGGCGCCGTTCCTGATGCTGCTGTCGGCTTACATCTCGAAGAAAAGCTGCGCCGCCAGGAAAGCAGGCAGCAGCGCACAAGGCCGCCTGGCGATTCCCTGGTTTGCATTCGGTTTTGTAGCGATCGTAGCGCTCAATTCACTGCACCTGCTGCCGAGTGCGCTGGTGTCGCATGCCAACGATGCCGACAACGTGTTGCTGGCCATGGCGATGGCGGCGCTGGGCATATCCACCCATTTTTCCTCGCTGCGCACCGCAGGAGTCAAACCGCTGGTGTTTGCGGCGGTGTTGTTCGGCTGGCTGATCGTCGGCGGCGCCTTGATCAACATGCTGGTGTTGCGCTGGCTGGGTTGA
- a CDS encoding LysR family transcriptional regulator: protein MRLTIRQLQIFLAIAQSGSTTAAAEQIALSQSAASAALNELENLLDCRLFDRVGKRLILNDNGRLLLPQAGQVVDAAKTIEQQFLTPGMAQGGGLQIGSSTTIGSYLLPALIAAYRQQHSELQVRVMIANTADIVAAVVNFEVDVGLIEGPSHAADLQVEPWMVDELLVVASPQHPLAGGDRKVGLAQLRQAEWLLREPGSGTREAVEQALLPHLHHLRQSYEFGNSEAIKHATAAGLGISCLSHAVVADFLQSGRLVELKTSLPRLHRHFYLVHSRHKILSLRLMQFLAYCRSWS, encoded by the coding sequence ATGCGCCTCACTATCAGGCAATTGCAGATTTTCCTGGCGATAGCCCAGTCCGGCAGCACGACAGCGGCGGCGGAACAGATCGCCTTGTCGCAGTCGGCCGCCAGCGCCGCCCTGAACGAGCTGGAAAACCTGCTCGACTGCCGCTTGTTCGACCGCGTCGGCAAACGCCTGATCCTCAATGACAACGGTCGCCTGCTGTTGCCGCAGGCGGGCCAGGTGGTGGATGCCGCCAAAACCATAGAACAGCAGTTCCTGACGCCAGGCATGGCGCAGGGCGGCGGCCTGCAAATCGGTTCCAGCACCACCATAGGCAGTTATCTGCTGCCTGCGCTGATTGCCGCTTACCGGCAACAGCACAGCGAGCTGCAAGTGCGGGTGATGATCGCCAATACCGCCGACATCGTCGCCGCCGTGGTCAATTTCGAAGTCGACGTCGGCCTCATCGAAGGCCCCAGCCATGCCGCCGACCTGCAGGTCGAGCCATGGATGGTCGACGAGTTGCTGGTGGTCGCTTCGCCGCAGCATCCGCTGGCCGGCGGCGACCGGAAAGTCGGCCTGGCGCAGCTGCGTCAGGCCGAGTGGCTGTTGCGCGAGCCAGGCTCAGGTACGCGCGAAGCCGTCGAGCAAGCCTTGCTGCCGCATCTGCACCACTTGCGGCAAAGCTATGAATTCGGCAATTCGGAAGCGATCAAGCACGCGACCGCAGCCGGCCTCGGCATCAGCTGCCTGTCGCATGCGGTGGTGGCCGATTTCCTGCAAAGCGGACGGCTGGTTGAGCTGAAAACATCGCTGCCGAGATTGCACCGGCACTTTTACCTGGTCCACAGCAGGCACAAGATCCTGTCGCTGCGGCTGATGCAGTTCCTGGCGTATTGCCGCAGCTGGTCTTGA
- the chvE gene encoding multiple monosaccharide ABC transporter substrate-binding protein yields MFKTTIVGLLIGAFGLVSQAGAQEKGPIGISMPTKSSARWIADGDNMVKVFKEKGYKTDLQYAEDDIPNQLAQIENMVTKGVKVLVIAAIDGTTLSNALQKAADKGIKVIAYDRLIRGSKNVDYYATFDNFQVGVLQASYIEKTLGLKEGKGPFNIELFGGSADDNNAFFFYNGAMSVLQPYIDKGKLVVRSKQTGMDKVSTLRWDGAVAQARMDNLLSAYYGNAHVDAVLSPYDGISIGILSSLKGVGYGTPKQPMPIVTGQDAEVPSVKSIVRGEQRQTVFKDTRELAKVTVGMVDAMLSGKAPAINDTKTYNNGVKVVPSYLLKPVSVDVSNWKQVLVGSGYYTEAQIK; encoded by the coding sequence ATGTTTAAAACGACGATTGTTGGATTGCTGATTGGCGCATTCGGCCTGGTGTCCCAGGCTGGCGCGCAGGAGAAAGGCCCGATCGGCATTTCGATGCCCACCAAATCCTCGGCGCGCTGGATCGCCGATGGCGACAATATGGTCAAGGTATTCAAGGAAAAAGGCTACAAGACTGACCTGCAATACGCTGAAGACGACATCCCGAACCAGCTGGCGCAGATCGAGAACATGGTGACCAAAGGCGTCAAGGTGCTGGTGATCGCCGCGATTGACGGCACTACCTTATCCAATGCCTTGCAAAAAGCTGCCGACAAGGGCATCAAGGTCATCGCCTATGACCGCCTGATCCGCGGTTCCAAGAACGTCGACTACTACGCCACTTTCGACAATTTCCAGGTCGGCGTGCTGCAAGCCAGCTATATCGAAAAAACACTTGGCCTGAAGGAAGGCAAGGGTCCGTTCAATATCGAATTGTTCGGCGGTTCGGCTGACGACAACAATGCCTTCTTCTTCTACAACGGCGCGATGTCGGTGCTGCAGCCGTATATCGACAAAGGCAAGCTGGTGGTGCGCAGCAAGCAGACCGGCATGGACAAGGTTTCGACCTTGCGCTGGGATGGCGCGGTAGCCCAGGCGCGCATGGATAACCTGCTCAGCGCCTACTACGGCAACGCCCACGTGGACGCAGTGCTGTCGCCGTACGACGGCATCAGCATCGGCATCCTGTCGTCGCTCAAGGGCGTAGGCTACGGCACGCCGAAGCAACCGATGCCGATCGTGACCGGCCAGGACGCCGAAGTCCCTTCGGTGAAATCGATCGTGCGCGGCGAGCAGCGCCAGACCGTGTTCAAGGATACGCGCGAACTGGCCAAGGTGACGGTCGGCATGGTGGACGCCATGCTGAGCGGCAAGGCGCCTGCCATCAACGATACCAAGACGTATAACAACGGCGTCAAGGTCGTGCCTTCCTACCTGTTGAAACCGGTCAGCGTCGATGTCTCCAACTGGAAGCAAGTGCTGGTCGGCAGCGGTTACTACACCGAAGCCCAGATCAAATAA
- the mmsA gene encoding multiple monosaccharide ABC transporter ATP-binding protein: METILEMRGIGKTFPGVKALDNVNLAVRNGEIHAVVGENGAGKSTLMKVLSGVYPHGSYTGEIRFEGMARQFDGIADSEKIGIIIIHQELALVPLLSITENIFLGNEQATNGVIDWEVSYAKTKELLAKVGLKESPSTLITNLGVGKQQLIEIAKALSKQVKLLILDEPTASLNESDSDALLDLLLELKAQGISSILISHKLNEISKVADSITILRDGSTVDTLDCHKEVISEDRIIQNMVGREMADRYPKRSPDIGETIFEVKQWSVHHPIHPERQVIKGVDFHVKKGEIVGIAGLMGAGRTELAMSIFGRAYGQRISGKVFLRGKEIDVSNVQKAIDNGIAYVTEDRKGYGLILDQDIKKNITLANLNGIADSSVIDEGREYAVAADYRRQLKIRCSNVFQKVLNLSGGNQQKVVLSKWLFSNPDVLILDEPTRGIDVGAKYEIYTIIDQLAREGKCIIMISSEMPELLGMCDRIYVMNEGKFVGEMAAAEASQEKIMRAIVRNVKNGDN, translated from the coding sequence ATGGAAACCATCCTGGAAATGCGCGGGATCGGGAAGACATTCCCGGGAGTCAAAGCATTGGACAATGTCAACCTGGCAGTCCGTAACGGCGAGATCCATGCCGTGGTCGGTGAAAACGGCGCCGGAAAATCCACCTTGATGAAAGTATTGAGCGGCGTCTATCCGCACGGTTCCTATACCGGCGAGATCCGCTTCGAAGGCATGGCGCGGCAGTTCGACGGCATCGCCGACAGTGAAAAGATCGGCATCATCATCATTCACCAGGAATTGGCACTGGTGCCGCTGCTGTCGATTACAGAGAATATTTTCCTGGGCAACGAACAGGCCACGAACGGCGTGATCGATTGGGAAGTTTCCTACGCCAAGACCAAGGAACTGCTGGCCAAGGTCGGGCTGAAGGAATCGCCCAGCACGCTGATCACCAACCTCGGCGTCGGCAAGCAACAGCTGATTGAAATCGCCAAGGCGCTGTCGAAGCAGGTCAAGCTGCTGATCCTCGACGAACCGACCGCCAGCCTGAACGAAAGCGACAGCGACGCCTTGCTGGATTTGCTGCTGGAGCTCAAGGCGCAGGGGATTTCATCGATCCTGATCTCCCACAAGCTCAACGAAATTTCCAAGGTCGCCGATTCGATCACGATCCTGCGCGACGGCTCCACGGTCGATACCCTGGATTGCCACAAGGAAGTGATCAGCGAAGACCGCATCATCCAGAACATGGTCGGACGCGAGATGGCCGACCGCTACCCCAAACGCAGCCCGGATATCGGCGAGACCATATTCGAGGTCAAGCAATGGTCTGTCCACCACCCGATCCATCCTGAGCGGCAGGTGATCAAGGGTGTCGATTTCCATGTCAAGAAAGGCGAAATCGTCGGCATCGCCGGTTTGATGGGCGCCGGCCGCACCGAACTGGCGATGAGCATCTTCGGCCGCGCCTACGGCCAGCGCATCAGCGGCAAGGTGTTTTTGCGCGGCAAGGAAATCGACGTCAGCAACGTGCAAAAAGCCATCGACAACGGCATTGCCTATGTCACCGAAGACAGAAAAGGCTACGGCCTGATCCTTGACCAGGATATCAAGAAGAACATCACGCTGGCCAATCTGAACGGCATTGCGGACAGCAGCGTGATCGACGAAGGGCGCGAGTATGCGGTCGCCGCCGATTACCGGCGCCAGCTGAAGATACGTTGCTCGAACGTGTTCCAGAAAGTGCTGAACCTGTCCGGCGGCAACCAGCAGAAAGTGGTGCTCAGCAAATGGCTGTTTTCCAACCCCGACGTGCTGATCCTGGACGAACCGACGCGCGGTATCGACGTCGGCGCCAAGTACGAGATCTACACCATCATCGACCAACTGGCCCGCGAAGGCAAATGCATCATCATGATTTCATCGGAAATGCCGGAACTGCTGGGCATGTGCGACCGCATCTATGTCATGAACGAGGGAAAATTTGTCGGCGAAATGGCGGCGGCGGAAGCATCCCAGGAAAAAATCATGCGCGCGATAGTGCGGAATGTGAAGAACGGAGACAACTGA
- the mmsB gene encoding multiple monosaccharide ABC transporter permease has protein sequence MNQDIAAPAASENRPQPAAEKKEYNGFLKNNMREYGMLMSLIAIMAFFQYMTNGTLMQPLNLTNLVLQNSYIVIMALGMLMVIVAGHIDLSVGSVVGFIGALAAVLIVNLHMNFVLASILCILAGAVIGAAQGYWVAFFKIPSFIVTLAGMLVFKGLTLALLQGQSIGPFPDDFQMLSSGFIPDLFSAADLRITSLLVGVAVAAIMIFVKVRARTKQTKHGMEDEPYVFFILKNAVFAAVIIFFSYLLASYKGMPNVLIIMFLLMVVYTFVANRTTIGRRIYAVGGNEKAAKLSGIKTSRVSFYTFINMGMLAALAGLIFAARLNTATPKAGTGFELDVIAACFIGGASASGGVGKVMGAVIGAFVMGVMNNGMSIMGIGIDYQQVIKGLVLLAAVFVDVYNKNK, from the coding sequence ATGAACCAAGATATAGCAGCGCCGGCAGCCAGCGAAAACCGGCCCCAGCCCGCAGCCGAAAAGAAGGAATACAACGGCTTCCTGAAGAACAACATGCGTGAATACGGCATGCTGATGTCGCTGATCGCGATCATGGCGTTTTTCCAGTACATGACCAACGGCACCCTGATGCAGCCGCTGAACCTGACCAACCTGGTGTTGCAGAACAGCTATATCGTCATCATGGCGCTCGGCATGCTGATGGTCATCGTGGCCGGCCATATCGACTTGTCGGTGGGATCGGTAGTCGGATTCATCGGCGCCCTGGCGGCGGTGCTGATCGTCAACCTGCACATGAATTTCGTACTGGCCAGCATCCTGTGCATCCTGGCCGGCGCCGTGATCGGCGCGGCCCAAGGATATTGGGTAGCGTTTTTCAAGATACCGTCGTTCATCGTCACCCTGGCCGGCATGCTGGTGTTCAAGGGATTGACGCTGGCGCTGCTGCAGGGGCAATCGATAGGACCGTTCCCCGACGATTTCCAGATGCTGAGTTCGGGCTTCATCCCCGATCTCTTCAGCGCCGCCGACTTGCGCATCACTTCCCTGCTGGTGGGCGTGGCGGTCGCCGCCATCATGATCTTTGTCAAGGTCCGTGCCCGCACCAAGCAGACCAAGCACGGCATGGAAGACGAACCTTATGTGTTCTTCATCTTGAAGAATGCCGTGTTTGCCGCCGTCATCATCTTCTTCAGCTATCTGCTGGCGTCCTATAAAGGCATGCCGAATGTGCTGATCATCATGTTCCTGCTGATGGTGGTGTATACCTTCGTCGCCAACCGCACCACGATCGGGCGCCGCATCTATGCGGTCGGCGGCAACGAGAAAGCCGCCAAGCTGTCCGGCATCAAGACTTCGCGCGTATCGTTTTACACCTTCATCAACATGGGCATGCTGGCTGCGCTGGCAGGGCTGATTTTCGCGGCTCGCCTCAATACCGCCACACCCAAGGCCGGCACCGGTTTCGAGCTGGACGTGATTGCCGCCTGCTTCATCGGCGGCGCGTCGGCTTCCGGCGGCGTCGGCAAGGTCATGGGAGCGGTGATCGGCGCTTTCGTGATGGGCGTGATGAACAACGGCATGTCGATCATGGGCATCGGCATCGATTATCAGCAGGTGATCAAGGGGCTGGTATTGCTGGCCGCGGTATTTGTCGACGTCTACAACAAGAACAAATAG